The Vibrio aphrogenes genomic interval GCTATCAAAGCAAGACACCTGTCATTAAAGTTTGGTCAGAAAACGATTCTAAACAACATCAACTTAGATATTCATCTCGGCTGTGTCACTGCCTTGCTAGGCCCAAATGGTGCGGGCAAAAGTAGCTTATTAAAGCTGTTATGTGGTGAGATGAATTTACCGAACTCTTCAGCAGAACCTACTCCGACACTGCATTATTTTGGCAAACCGGCACAACAGTGGGACAAAACCCTATTAGCCAGACATTTAGGCATCTTGCCGCAACACAGTACGCTATCATTTCCTTTCTTAGTCAAAGAAGTGGTTGAACTCGGTGGCTTACCCTTAGCAGTATCAAAAGAAGAATTGCAAAACATCACTCAGGAAAAAATGTGCCAAGTTGGTATTGATAAGTTGGCTGAGCATTTATATCCACAGCTCTCGGGGGGAGAAAAACAACGGGTTCATCTTGCTCGGGTGTTAACTCAACTGCATTTTGCTGATGCCCATCGAATTTTCATGTTAGATGAGCCCACTTCTGCACTGGATCTATCCTATCAACATAAGACCTTGCAACTGGCTCAACAAATGGCACAAACAGGTACTGCCGTCGTAATTGTATTACATGATTTAAACCTCGCCGCGCAATATGCCGACCGAATTTTATTACTTCATGAAGGTGATATTGTGGCGGATGGTAATGCATGGCAAACCTTATCGCCAACCAATATAGAGCAAGTATATGGGCAACAGACTATAATTTCGACACATCCCAAATACGGTTTCCCGGTGATCATGCCAAAGTAGCTGAAAATTGTTTATCTCAGCGTATTTTCCTGGTTTTTGCATAAAATCAGGCGTAAAGTACCCACAGTTTTTGTATGAGGATAAATATATGACAACCGAAACCGATTATGAAGTAGCTGAAAACCAAGTATGTGAAGCTTGCGGCTGCAGTGCGGAAATGGGATTCATCATTAAAGAAGGTGATGATGTTGCCGAAGTCACTATTTTTGCCCAAGGAAAAGAGGTTTTACTCTCTCAATTAAATCCATATCTTCAATTAGCAGAGCGTGTTAACCCTGCCTATAAACATGAAATCGAAGATATTGCGGATGACGCAACACAATTAACTGCTCGTATTCAATTTGAATGCAGCGCTGAAAAACTGATTTTTGAATTGCAAAGCCGTTCTTTAAATCGTTAATAATATTGCGTTTATCACGTATAAAAA includes:
- a CDS encoding DUF406 family protein, which produces MTTETDYEVAENQVCEACGCSAEMGFIIKEGDDVAEVTIFAQGKEVLLSQLNPYLQLAERVNPAYKHEIEDIADDATQLTARIQFECSAEKLIFELQSRSLNR
- a CDS encoding heme ABC transporter ATP-binding protein gives rise to the protein MFSIENLSKKMAVQNLDKANQIFVRPKNLPLAQNNVAIKARHLSLKFGQKTILNNINLDIHLGCVTALLGPNGAGKSSLLKLLCGEMNLPNSSAEPTPTLHYFGKPAQQWDKTLLARHLGILPQHSTLSFPFLVKEVVELGGLPLAVSKEELQNITQEKMCQVGIDKLAEHLYPQLSGGEKQRVHLARVLTQLHFADAHRIFMLDEPTSALDLSYQHKTLQLAQQMAQTGTAVVIVLHDLNLAAQYADRILLLHEGDIVADGNAWQTLSPTNIEQVYGQQTIISTHPKYGFPVIMPK